The nucleotide sequence TTACTTTCTTGCTTGCCGGTGGTTTAGCTTCTTTCATAGACATATacattggtgaatttggTGTTGTAGATTTTGGGGATTGTGATTGGGGTGAGTTGTAAGCCTCAAATGAAGTATACTCTCCACTTTCTTTAACctttttgacaaattccCAGCATTTGTCACCATAAGTCTTCGGAGTCAATCCAGTGACTGATTTGAAAACTCTGTGAAAATGCCATGCACTCAATTTAGATTTGGCTGCCAATTCTTTAAAGCCAAGCACACcacctcttcttcttctctttctgGAACCACTACTAGAGCCACTGGAGCCGTTTGCTGTGGATAAATTGCTTTCCTCCGGAGTGGGTGCAAGTGGTTTTGGTTGAAATACATTAACAGCAGCCGCAAGAGCCAAATGACGACATGCCAAATCCACTAGTCTATAGTGGTCAGAATCATTCTTTGAAAGTCCTGCATTTTCAGCATCCTTTAATTCTTTACCATGATGCAATGTAGAAGCCGCAGACATTGAAGCACGACGACCACCAACATGATcgccaccaccaccaattgTCTTTAATATTTGTACCTCATTGGCTCTCTTGGATTCCAAAATGTTTTCCTTAATCTTTTTCGAATTTATGTCctcattttcatccaaaagCGGTGGCATAAATCCAATCTTTGTATTAACAGATGAGACACACTTGATAAGTAAACCAATGTCAATGGCAGTACTATTCATTGGATCACAAGATTCACAAGGTATAAATCCGTATTCAACTGCTTCTTTGGCACTTGtggtgaatttgatttctgatttcaaattggttcTAGGTCTAACATCACAATCTGGACGACAAAAGAAACGATTGAGTTTGTTACAAACAAAGAATGAACCTGCAGCAAAGGGGTCACTGAATTGATAAGCCTTCCATTTGGCTGCCTCTGTTTGATAAACCATTGTGTGGAAAGTAGTAGTTATGTTTGTAGTAGTAGTGGTTAGTGTTGGAAtgtaattgttgaattgagtCAGGGGGGTTGGCTCAAAAAGTGTGAACTGTGGGAAATTCTTAACCTTTAAATAAAGTTCTGAATACAAACTGTGTTTCACTACCTTCAGTGTTTCACTTCTGAGGAAATTAGTTTGTGTACAAATGTATTAAATTGCCttgttgtaattttttAGTTAAAACTCCGTGGGACGACAAATTTCTTGTAGAATGACGCTAACTCCACTGACTGAGATGTAACAAGGGATATATTAAAACAATGGTAGTGCGATTATGTCACCTATTTTTAAACTAAGACAACGTGCAGTAATCTCCCTCGAAGAAAATAATTTCTAttcttccttctttgtGTAACGGACTCCAAAGTTCGTGTGAGAAAGTCAAAAAACGAATGTCCAAGACGAtagtttgttttgttccTTGGGGCGGTACACACAAGacaaaacaagaagaagttgttgtGGTTCTATTGTATTTCTATAGTTCGGAAGTGTGATTGTGACAAACGActattgaaatcaattgacttTAATGTAGTAGCAATAGCAACAACGACAGTAGTAACTCTAGATCTCCTATATGAAATATTGGAGATGTTCTAACTTTGGATTTGGTGTATGATACTTTATTCTAGTAATTAAAAGTTATCAGTTCTTGTGTTGTTATGAAACTATGTCGTTATGATTTAGATATATAAGGGAGTGGTGCTTTCAAAAAAGAGTAGGAATTACAACTTCTATTTATaatcttttttgttgttggtttggAACCAGTGGGTATTATGTCATGTATGCCCTTCTTTTTGAGAAAGGAGGAGTAGAAGTACAAGGGGAAGGGTGATGTCAGAGTAAGCCAAAGTTTAATGTGAGACTTATaataaataataataatacatATTATATTAAAATTTATGTCGTTACAAGTTGCACTTAAAATGAAATATGCACGACGTATTATATAAAAACTTTGTGTAATGTgaaataaatttaaattaGCTTTTTGTTCTCCATTTGAGTAGTTACAAAATGTGtaatttaaaatttgaaaaataaaataaaaaaaacaacaaagaatCACAAAGGCTTATAATGTAATGGATGTTATATGTGTATGTGCGTGCATTACGTCAAAAAAAACATCACCATGTGTTCTTTCTTCTACATCACTTTAGAACTAAAAGGTGTGGACTGATTTGGTTTCTCTTccacacacacacacacacacacacacgcattatttgaaacattGGCTATTTTGCCAATGAGGAGAAATTGATAGATTTAACTTGCTTTCGTTGCACGAGATCTGAGTTGTGGATTTTACTCTCCTCGGAGTGGAcggaaaaaaaaatagataATTTTGCAAGAACAAGCTGTCACATGGGAGGAAAGCCCTTTTAAGGTGGGCGCCATAGTATACAGGTTGAATAAAAAGTCATATCGAACAACATAGAACgtagaaagaaaaaatatGCGCCTCAATTCGAAGAATGTGTTCATGCAATGCACGTTGGTTTCTTTAACAAACATACTACACTATAACAATGTGGGTTTTCTCTGTATGCATTATGCACAAGATGTTAATAATTGTTATATTATAGTAAGTGATAATACATCACTATTACGTAACACACtaaaataataatataAGATTAGCCATGCATAAAATGCTAATTGGTTGGAAAACTCTTATTTTTTATAAATTGTGCATATGTacaaattacaaaactTTAAAATAGAAGGCGGAAGTCtagaatttttttttttcattttagGCATCCCAGTTTCTCCGCTTACACATATTAAAAAAACATTTAATCCATTGTACATAAATAGTTATCCTCGAgataaaattttcttttctcctCATACAAAGGACTATATGTAGGACTGTAACACAATATAGCATTTTCAAtggatttcaatttgtaaaatttttCTACTAGCTTGTCCCGGATTTCATCAgatatcaaaattgaattccGAAGTTCCAGATGGGGCTGAGAGAATTTCGTATTTTTGGTTTCTCATTAGAAGATAGGGCTTGTTTCCATGCCGTAGAAAAGATCCCCCACGCCCAACCATATTCTCCTATTTCAGTAAACCAAAATCGCCCAAagacaacaaaaatttattgtcttaaaattttcttcgattaatattttttgacaactttgttgttgtatttcCAATGTGGCAAATTATctacaaaagaagaagcaaaaatGTAACTGTCAAATACAACTCTGtccattttttttttttgatgtAACGCATTagttttcaactttgatttGGGGGAGACTCTTACTGTTACAGACTTTTGTCCAACACAAGTCATAGAATTTTTGTTTCGTTTTTCTTGCAATACAAACAGAACACTCGTAATTGCATGTGCGTTTCTTTCCAGTTAAATATTTTTATGCAAGTACttcaattttcttgttcaattagATGATTTTCAAAGACGAAACCGTAAGAGAGAAAGTTGTTTAACCACACAAAATTCTGGACCCAAACCTATTACGCGGCCTCAAGTAGGCTTAATTCTAATCCTCATACTAACAATATAACCAATATTAAAAGGAGGGCTTGGTCTAGAATACACAAGAACAAGATATAAAAGGgtcaattttttaaaaatgacAAAGTTAAAAAAGCTTAACTTTAAATTAtgcttttttctttattccGGACTTCCGTTGATTCCGGTGTTGTTTTCCCTTTGTTGAAGCTAGGGGGAAAGTCGCAAAGATATAACATATTGAACCTTGACTTTTGGTAATAATTAGCCACCATTTGCGATTGTAATAATTTAATACACAATAGAATATCAACGGGTTTAATGTGTGAgatttattgtttttcagCTTTGCTTTGTTCTTCCCgtttttgttattgtgaTCATGCAAGTTCCACGCAgcctttttctttctggAAAAAGCCATGTTTTCATTACCCATTACAATCAGATGACGCaaaacacaacaacagtaGCAATGAAGGTGCCAATTCTGTTGGGCTATCTGTTGGCGTTGGGTTGATAACCAAGAAAACATCCTGTTTGCCACCAATTCTCGTTACAATTGTAACCCCAAAGatatttttttgatgaacGTTAACGGTCAGGAAATACGACATAAAGCTTAATTTGATAGTGTGGTATTGTAATCAACAGTAAGTCTGTAAAAGTATACAAACCATAAGATGTTATCTATATGTAACAATGTAACGAACTAACTAGCCAAAAAGTGGCATATTAGCATTCAATTACTAATAGCCAAACATTGTTGTATGAAACAATGCAAACAATACCGTCTATTTTCAAGACAAGAACCACGGATAGAAACCGGAGATCGCGAACTGTTTATACTATAgtgcaaaaaaaataaaactcAATCTCAGAACACAGTTGTGTTGTTTCTGCTT is from Candida orthopsilosis Co 90-125, chromosome 1 draft sequence and encodes:
- a CDS encoding Adaec protein encodes the protein MVYQTEAAKWKAYQFSDPFAAGSFFVCNKLNRFFCRPDCDVRPRTNLKSEIKFTTSAKEAVEYGFIPCESCDPMNSTAIDIGLLIKCVSSVNTKIGFMPPLLDENEDINSKKIKENILESKRANEVQILKTIGGGGDHVGGRRASMSAASTLHHGKELKDAENAGLSKNDSDHYRLVDLACRHLALAAAVNVFQPKPLAPTPEESNLSTANGSSGSSSGSRKRRRRGGVLGFKELAAKSKLSAWHFHRVFKSVTGLTPKTYGDKCWEFVKKVKESGEYTSFEAYNSPQSQSPKSTTPNSPMYMSMKEAKPPASKKVKLEPPSSPALFTTQSIADEKKLATQSITPPHSAASMTGHFPHSHQIQPLTPPNQYTSPSISQMNTVQSVIPDSFYPGHHHQPSLDEQLQALPNLDFDLYEGEDLQQQEQQALHMKAFSFPDLSKFRTISLFQNNNNQHHNSANPSLFQSNNNNTTLPNNTLHLGFDEDAGPMDPVDPVDSIGQVDFSDYINNTSQVNNNNYINQLQPPLSTSSASSTSSSSTHAPSQSIDSIALPQDEEFDFTDAFTQDVFTQPTSAVDSTFSPFDTTGVVAGTGANFNDELDFTMNPQLVSTIID